The Cicer arietinum cultivar CDC Frontier isolate Library 1 chromosome 1, Cicar.CDCFrontier_v2.0, whole genome shotgun sequence genome contains the following window.
TGGAAACACTTTGTGGACAAGGATTTGGTGCAAAGGAATATCACATGTTGGGAATTTATCTACAAGGCTCATGCATTATATCTTTAATTGTTTCAATCATTATATCCATTATTTGGTTCTATACAGAACACATTCTAGTGTTTCTCCATCAATCTCAAGACATAGCTAAAACAGCAGCACTCTATATGAAGTTTCTTGTACCAGGATTATTTGCATATAGCATCTTGCAAAACATCTTGAGGTTTTTACAAACACAGTCTGTTGTAATGCCATTGGTTATCCTTTCAGCTTTTCCAGCATTGGTTCATGTTGGCATTGCATATGGATTTGTTCAATTGACAGGATTGAGTTTCATAGGTGGACCAATTGCAGCTTCTATTTCACTATGGATTGCAATGATATTGTTAAGCTCATATGTCATGTATGCAAAGGAGTTTAAGAATACATGGAGAGGATTTTCAATGCAATCATTTCATTACTTGTTTACAAATATGAAACTAGCTCTGCCTTCTGCAGCAATGGTATGGTATGAGTTCCTAAAAGCCTTTCACTTTATTTGACCCTTTTGATTATTAGACTTTAGTGTATGTTTGATTTCACTTTTGGATAAGTTAAAATTGATTCTAATGGTGTAGAATTggtattgatatattttaatgtattcGAGTAGAATTGATTTTTACTTGAAAGGTAGAATTTAGAGCTTTTGCCTCTAAAGTTGATTTTTCATCTCAAATTTATTGCTGATCTCActtttatatgaatatattcaACATAAATCATTTCACATTCAACTTACTTttagacaaaattaattttacaaaatcaattttttgtgGGGGTTGAACCAACCACATACTTAGAAAgcatattttgttaaaatattagcTTCAAGGTTGAACACTATAAGACTTTTGTGGTTGTTTAATCTAAGATCCTTATATTTATGAAtcttactattttattttgtattatgcAAGTTTGGAGTATTGGGCTTTTGAAGTTTTGGTTTTCTTAGCTGGATTAATGCCTGACTCACAAATCACAACTTCATTGATTGCAATATGGTATGCTTCTTATATCTTTATATTTCTGTTACTAAAACTAAGAGAGAAATATTCATATGATTCACTATTGTTTGTTattcttcaacaaaaaaaaaaccaaattatGCAGTGCAAACACAGAATTCATTGCTTACATGATCACTTATGGTCTTAGTGCAGCTGCAAGGTTAGTTGGTCTAAACtaacatattttctttcatTGGCATTGTTGCATATTTCCTTCGGGACTTGGATTTCCTACGATGTAGGAAAGCACATAGTCAAAATATCTTAGTGGTTGGATGAAGATTGATGACGCGTATTCTAAATTTAccaaattgaatttaaaatgtAACTTAAAATACGAGACGTCCAATTTACCAATTTCTTTCATAAAGGCATTTTTATTGTACATGTTGAAAAGTTTGAACTTAACTTTTATAGCACAAGGGTTTCCAATGAATTGGGAGCAGGCCGGCCGGAAAAAGCTAAACATGCAATGGGAGTGACTCTAAAGCTCTCTCTCCTCCTTGGtttctgttttgttttgatACTTGTATTTGGTCATGATTTATGGATTCAACTGTTTAGTAGTAGTCCTACTATCAAAGAGGAGTTTGCTTCTGTGACACCCCTGCTTGCTATTTCCATACTACTAGATTCTGTTCAAGGTGTCTTATCAGGTTTGAATTTCTCATCTCCTTTAACTTGTTTGTTTGAGACAACTTATAGAAACCACTTATAACatgtttataaactattttcaacTAGTTTTCATAAGCTCTCAAGAATAGTTTATAGAAACAACTTATTGCTTATATGAAAACAAATGGACTTTATTCTATCGTTTGTTATACAAATAGTTTATACATAAACAAATAGACTTTATTCAAttgtttatatgaaaactttgcAATATGATCATTATCAAAATCTTAGGGAGAAAAATGTCTTCAATAATGTAGGGGTGGCCAGAGGATGTGGTTGGCAACACTTAGCTGTTTATGTCAACCTTGCAACTTTTTATCTCATTGGTTTACCAATTTCGTGTCTCCTTGGGTTTAAGACCAATTTGCAATTTAAGGTAAAATAGTTAATATCTCACAGAATCACGGTATAGTTATGTTTGTGTATGATTCCAAAAAGAATCATCTTGATTTTGCATTGGTTTGTTTAATCATTGTtgtgtttcttttgaatttgttttatgATATAGGGTTTATGGATTGGTGTGATCTGTGGACTGGTGTGTCAAACTGGAACTCTTTTACTTTTGACAAAGCATGCCAAATGGACTAAACTGAATATCTCAGGGGACAAAGATAAAGACCAACCTATTGTTGTTTAACAATTAGATGCCTTGTGAATTAGGACTGATTAAACCTATGTTTGAAACCAGTGACAGCTCCTTTAGATACACCGTGTGAGCAAATCTAATAACTTGGAGCTCCAGGCTCATCGGCGTGTGGTGAAGGGTGAAGACTCATCAAACGTGAAAGCAAACCCGGGCTAAAAAGATTATCACAACTTGTAATAAACACGATTTAGTATCTAAAAATGTTTCTTGCTCCTATTCATGTAGAGAAAATGAGAACAATGTAGTGTTGGTGAGTTGCAGACATAAATATTGACACATGATTAACAAAGTTTCCTGTTAGGCTGTCTCTATTTCCAGAATCTGACAGGAACTCCTATTGTAGCCAGACAGgaatatatttcatcacaaATTCTATAACTAGAGATCATATAAAATTTGGAAATAGATTTGATGCAGTCAAAACACcatattggatgaatatttgATAGCTCATTTTGAATTGTTTCTGAATTTGgtttaccaaaataaaaatatgaaacgtCTGATCGATATATAACTGTTCTGACTTACTAACTGTAAGATATATAGCTTTCTGACTTACTAACTGTAACAAAACACCATATTTGTTTAGTTAATATTTCTCATgtaattatatcaataataatattagctGGGACTAGGGTCCTGAAATCAGTTGAATCCAGGCCATCTAAACTAATATCAGTAAGGCAAAATTGTAAATTCTCTTGTCcagaactttttttttgttggctaattttgtttaaaatggTCTTAAATCATAATTCAAGTTCAGATTTGTTTTTAAAACTTCTACATAGAGCTCTAGTGTTTTGAAAGCAGAAAGCTTATTGCATTTCACTATAAAATATATCAGTAATAAAACTAGGAATATAATGTAGATCATGACAACAAGGTAAGAGTATAGAAGCCCTAGACAGCAAATGAGCCACTAGTTTGGCTTGTTTCCTAACAAAAGTAACTAGATAACTATTTTGCGAACCAAGAATCTCTCAGCAATCCTGAATAATCATGCCAAACTCAGATAAATGATATAAGATGCTGCTTAAGCTGTGAaactaaataagtaaaatcAGGAGATATAAAAGGTTATTGAAAAGGAATACAAAAGATAACAAATGATGGTATATCAAAGTGAAAGGAGTCCAACTAGTGTTCACTTGATTGTGGGATTCACAGTAGACACTGACTGAAATCCAGAAAGCACACTTAGAGTGTTTGGACCTGCGTTGAAAGTATACGGATGCACATCAATATTGAAGCTACATGTTGTAGCTTCCAGAGTGAGACTTATTTTGACGTGATTCGAACATAAATCCAAACACGTTATTAGAGACTATATATTTCAAAGTGGTGTTTAACATATAAGAACATTATGTAGTAAAGTATCAACAAGTAACCACTACAGCAAATTCAGAAGCAGCTTTGGAAGAAATACAACAATCATTCTAATTGAAAGAATAATTGCAAGATGTGCTGAAAATGAATCAAATCTCATAAAAAAATCCCACAAATAACATAATCCAGTAAACAGATAAATCAGCTATATGATATGATTAAACCCCAACATATAATTAACCACTGTTTAGCAAAATGCTTAAATTCCAAAAGGGCTGCATAATTGCCAAAATACACCATGGGATCAAAAACATTCAacataaattcataaatttaatcAAGTCTACAAATCATGCATTGAAATTGATAGGTACTTGTTGCcacaaatcaataaatttcataGCTACGATGAGTTTGACAGAATCGAAGCATGTCATCACGATTTTAGCAAAAGTTACACTTTTGAGCTTCAACAAATTCGTGAAACTCACCATGATTTCAAACATGCAGTTAACTAGTAGAACCATTGGTAATAAAATCTTGCTTACGACCTTCAAATCCTGGCCTCATCCACTTCTTCTCCCTCTTTGCAATCTTCCTCATTTTCTTATCATTAATTCTCCCAGCAATATTCTCTGACCTCTTCTTTTGTTTCTCCGCCTTCAACTGATCCATTGATTGAACCCTCTCCTCCCATTTCCCCGCATTCTTCTGCTGCCTCTTCTTCCCCTTCACTATACTCTTCTTCAACAATTTAGCATCATCATGAACCTTAATCCCCGAGGCTCTATTCATCGCCGCTTTCCACGCTTCCTTCTTCGCAATAGCTTCACCTTTCTCAGGATCACTCTTCTTCACTTCCTCCAACTTCTTAGCCCTCTCAAGCTCCTTTTGCTTCGAAACTCTCCTCTTCTTATTCCCATCAATTTCACCGTCTTGAAGCTTCACATGACCAAACACAAGCTCTTTTGAAGCCTCAATAGCATCATTCTTCACCTTCTCTTCCAATTCATCCTTCTTCACCTTAATTTCCTTACTTTCACCCGATCCAAATCCTTCGCtttctcttctccttttctTCTCCTGCAAATGAACCCCTCTCTTAAACTCTTTATCATCGTTTTTCCTTTCGTGATCAGAACAGTTTCGTGTTGAACGAAATTGTTCGAGTTTTCGATGAAGCCTTTCGCGTAATTCTTCGTAAGTAACACTTTCTTCAGTGATATTATCAGTCGTCActttttgttttgataaattttgtttgagaAGATCGAGTGTTGATGAAGACGGTTTCTCAGGGTCTAAACGGTCTTTTCGCGACTTTTTGATGTTTTCTTGGGTTTGTTTCTTTGCTTTTGCTTTTGCAGCTTTGCTTAAACCTTGAAACCATGGCTTCTCGTTATCATCGGTTGGGAGGTAGAATTTCGCTGGAATGAGTTCGATTAATTTGTCGAAAAATAGGGTATGGTTATGGATTGTGGAATCCAAATCTTCATGAGTAACAACTTCTGCAGCTGCaacacttttttgtttttgcttcTTCTTCGTCTTCATTGATCGAAAATTTCACTGAAATGCTTTCGAAAAACTCACTGGAATCGTTTATGAGTTTCGTTGATTTAgggttttacttttttttttgctttggaacaaaattagggtttataaatacgtttgtttttgttttaataaagtATGATGGGCTTTTTTCAAGAAGGGGATTGGGCTTGagatttcatttgtttttttccAAAAGAATGTGACAAATCTACTCTCCCATCCCACCTACGCCTCCCACctctaatatatttaaaaagatctttttatttttctctttgttttttacttttttatgaaTAACATTTAACTAAAATTTGACATTAAGATTCAACCCAAATAAAAATCagatataaaatatttcaaaaattgattgattagagtttagatttttgcaatttccaa
Protein-coding sequences here:
- the LOC101496368 gene encoding protein DETOXIFICATION 19-like isoform X1, with the translated sequence MEANRNSISDDTGTPLLLPKQNRRHHWWDKILDIEEAKHQLLFSLPMILTNLFYYLITLVSVMLVGHLGELQLAGATLANSWFSVTGVALMVGLSGSLETLCGQGFGAKEYHMLGIYLQGSCIISLIVSIIISIIWFYTEHILVFLHQSQDIAKTAALYMKFLVPGLFAYSILQNILRFLQTQSVVMPLVILSAFPALVHVGIAYGFVQLTGLSFIGGPIAASISLWIAMILLSSYVMYAKEFKNTWRGFSMQSFHYLFTNMKLALPSAAMVCLEYWAFEVLVFLAGLMPDSQITTSLIAICANTEFIAYMITYGLSAAASTRVSNELGAGRPEKAKHAMGVTLKLSLLLGFCFVLILVFGHDLWIQLFSSSPTIKEEFASVTPLLAISILLDSVQGVLSGVARGCGWQHLAVYVNLATFYLIGLPISCLLGFKTNLQFKGLWIGVICGLVCQTGTLLLLTKHAKWTKLNISGDKDKDQPIVV
- the LOC101496368 gene encoding protein DETOXIFICATION 19-like isoform X2, which translates into the protein MEANRNSISDDTGTPLLLPKQNRRHHWWDKILDIEEAKHQLLFSLPMILTNLFYYLITLVSVMLVGHLGELQLAGATLANSWFSVTGVALMVGLSGSLETLCGQGFGAKEYHMLGIYLQGSCIISLIVSIIISIIWFYTEHILVFLHQSQDIAKTAALYMKFLVPGLFAYSILQNILRFLQTQSVVMPLVILSAFPALVHVGIAYGFVQLTGLSFIGGPIAASISLWIAMILLSSYVMYAKEFKNTWRGFSMQSFHYLFTNMKLALPSAAMVCLEYWAFEVLVFLAGLMPDSQITTSLIAICANTEFIAYMITYGLSAAASTRVSNELGAGRPEKAKHAMGVTLKLSLLLGFCFVLILVFGHDLWIQLFSSSPTIKEEFASVTPLLAISILLDSVQGVLSGFMDWCDLWTGVSNWNSFTFDKACQMD
- the LOC101496034 gene encoding uncharacterized protein; protein product: MKTKKKQKQKSVAAAEVVTHEDLDSTIHNHTLFFDKLIELIPAKFYLPTDDNEKPWFQGLSKAAKAKAKKQTQENIKKSRKDRLDPEKPSSSTLDLLKQNLSKQKVTTDNITEESVTYEELRERLHRKLEQFRSTRNCSDHERKNDDKEFKRGVHLQEKKRRRESEGFGSGESKEIKVKKDELEEKVKNDAIEASKELVFGHVKLQDGEIDGNKKRRVSKQKELERAKKLEEVKKSDPEKGEAIAKKEAWKAAMNRASGIKVHDDAKLLKKSIVKGKKRQQKNAGKWEERVQSMDQLKAEKQKKRSENIAGRINDKKMRKIAKREKKWMRPGFEGRKQDFITNGSTS